The DNA segment GTTTCCTGTATGGAAACTTTTTCTTTCATAAAAAATTTATATAAGTTATTGAAATTACACAACTTAATTAAATTCGGCCGTTCACATAGGGGGCTATCTACTATATAGCCTTGGAGACGCTTTGGTATTCATTTTTCTATTGATTTTTCTTTATTTTCTTCTAATAATTCTTTTATAGATTTTTTACTTTATTTTCTTAAAGATTTTAAATTAAATTATGATAAGTTTTCTAAAAATATTTTTCTCTTTTATTAAGAGATAGTAAATACCTTTCTTTATTCTCTTATTATCTACGTTCCTTCCGTTAATATCATAAATTTCTATATTTTTATTCTCTTTTATTAAGTTATTAATAAATAAATCGGACTTCTTTCGGCTAATAACAAAATAATCTTTTTCTTCTACTGCTGGCAAGGTTACATAGAAGATTTCTTCTCTTTTATCATTACTTGGGTTTATGTCATTATCTAATCTTGTGGAACATTTGGCGACATATTGACCAGTATCGGAAGCATACCATAAGGAATCAAAGATAATATCAATCTCATTATTAGCACTTATTGCTACTCTTTTCTGAGTCTGCCAGTTATTTATTGTAAAGATAACATCAAACTCTTCCCTTAAATTACCAAAATTTTTTATCCTTGCCTTTGGTTGGATATAACTTCCTTGACCAATATAACCATTTGGTTCAATTATTCTTACTACTCCGACATCTCTTACCCGAATAAATATTCTTCCTTCTTTGAAATTATTTGTTGGTCTTTCATCATTAGCAAGTAAGGTTGTGCATTTATAATACTGGTAATTCCTTCCTTTTAAGGTGCAAGGGTTAAAATAGATTGTTTGGGTATCATTGGGATTTAAAGTAATTGTTTTTATATCAGTATAAAAATCACCACAGGTTAGTTTTACTTGGAAATTCTCTTGAAATTGACCGTAATTTTTTATTAAGGCATTTGGATAGATTATTGAATTAGAGTCACTAATTGAAGGAAAGCCCGAAATCCTTTCAACGCCAACATCGTGTAAAATTCTGATATTTGCTTGGTAATTAAAATTTAGTTGATAACCGATGCCATATTCCCAGTGGGCAACAATTGGTATCAAAGTAAAATTGTTTTCTAATCGCCAATCAAAAGAGTCTTGTCCTTGTGCCTGATTGTTTAAATTTATCTCATAAATTTGGGGTTCTTCTCTTTGATAACCAATAACAATTGCCTTCCAATTAAAGCCATCATCACCATCAAAAGAGATAAATAATTTACCACCACCATTAACAAACTGAATATAATCACAACCACCAGGCACAACCGGTTCGTAAGATACTGAATTTCCCGAAACAGGATAGGAATTATGGGTTCTCATTATTGAAACAGAAGGCCATAGATTACCTTCTTTAAAAAATCTTATTGTATCGGCTCGGCTACCAGTAAAATATCGCCAAATTCCATATTCCTTTAAGGCATCATTAAGAGAACTGTTATAGAAATTTCTTAAAACATAGTCAAAGGCTTCTAAAGTATTATTGCCAGCAATTTGCCCTTGCCTTTCCCAAATTTTTCTTAAACAATCTCTTTCATATTTATCCTCTAAAAACATTGCCCAAATTCCTCCAGCATATTGGAAAAGTCCACCTTGGATAAAAGTATTGATTGGATAATAAGGTGTTGCCAATGGTCCAGGAGAAGTTGATAGATAACTTAGATAACTATTCACCTCTTCAAAGCAGACATCTTCCATCCAAGTTGAGGTGTTCTCATACCAGAAATTATCTTCTCGGCTACTGAAGCGGAATTGTAAAGCATGATTAAACTCGTGAGCACAGACAATTTTTAAGAATCCGCCAATACTTAAATCATTACCAATAGCGATATAAGAAGTAGCACCATTGGGATAAGGATTGGGATAGTTATATTCCGGTGCACAATAACCACCAATACCTTGGGGCATCGCATGGATATAGACATCAAAGCGGTCATCACCACCTAAACCATAATCGGGCGGTGGCGGAGGCCAATTTAAAGTATCAATCTGTTTTGCCCAAGAATAACTAATATAGGAAGCAACCGATTCCGCATAAACTTGGCTTACCGCATCAACACCACTTCTGGTGTAATGAACCCGAAATCTCTCCCTTTCAATATATTCTACTGGACCAGAAAGATTAGGTCTTTGTAATTTTTTTCCTTTCTGGAACTCTAATAGGGCTGGAATGGTATAACACCAATCACCAGTTGGTTTGTCAATCTCTTTGGCAATAACTCCATAAAGACTAAACAAAAATAAAAAAATAAAAAATTTTTTCACAAAAATATTTTAATAAAAAATTTCTAAATTGCAACTAATATTTGACTTTTATTTTTTAATATTTTATAATTATTTTATGGAAATATTTACAATTATTTTAGGAGTAATGTCACTTGTTTTAGCAGTATTCAGTGTGGTTTTGGCTATATATACCATATCTCTTTCTAAAAGAACTGATAAATTAGTTCAAGAAGAAGATAGAAGAGCAAAAGAGTTGATAAGAGAGACGCAAAAACTTATTGAAGAAGGGAATAAGAGAATGGAAGAGATAAATAGAAGAACTCAAGAAATAATTGAGGAGATGAACCGCCAGACCCAAGAGACCTTAAGGCATATTGCTGACTTAATTGTTGCCCATAAATAGTTTTACTTAATTAACCAATTTAATCTCTTTTCATTTAGGTATTCATCAAAGAATCTAATATTTAAAAGAAATTTATTCTTTTCTATCTCTAATAGAAATTCTTCTTCTTTATCATCAAAAATTCCATCGGTAGGCAAGATTTTTTCTTCCTTTTCGTTGTCAAGAGAATAATAAAACCCTTTAATAATTGATAAGGAATCAATAATTTTTATTCTTATTTGATAGCCTTTCTTTTTCTTATCTTTCTCGAAGGATACTAATTTTGGTGGTGTGTTATCAATTAAAAATTCGTTGGAGATGAATGAATCTTTTAATGCTTCTCTTTTTATTTGGGTTATTTCGTCGCTGCTAATTAATTTTATTTTATAATAACCGTCAGGCAAAATTCTGCTATCTAATTTATATTCATTCTCTTTAATATCTTTTGCTAATAGAAACCAATTTTTATCATTTGCTATTTGGTAATATAAGGTATGGATTAAAGAATCATTATTCGGGTCAAAGACTTCATATCTTATTATTTTTATTTTTGGATTTTCTGAATCGGCTTCGATATTAATTGTTTTTATCGTAGGTGGCTGGTTAATATTTTTATAAAAATACCTGATTTTTTTAATAATTGGAGATGCTTTTTCGCCTTTTAATTTTATTAAATATTGAAAATAGCGATTTTCTGGACTTTTTATCTTACCCTCTTTCAATTTTTCAAAATTAGACCAGGTTTCATCGATGATATTATTACTGCCGCTTCTCGTATAAACCTCATAAGAAGAGAATAAAGGTAGATGACTTTCAATTTCCATCTTGCCAAACTGCGAGATAAATTTTAAATCAATAATTGGTGATAAATAATTTCCTTCTTTTGCTAATTCCTTTTTTAATTTATAAATTCTTGGTGGATAACCGGTGGCTAAATAAAGCTCTCTTTCAAAAGCAAGAATTTTGGTCAAGGCTTCACAGTCAAAACCATAAATTAAATAACAATTTTTTTCCGGAATGATTTTATATAAAACTTTGTCACTGCCCGCAACGAATAGGGTTTCTTCTATTCTTGCCAGAGAATATAATGTAGAACAAGAAAAAGAAAAAATTTCCTTTAACTCTTTTTTTATTCTGTCAAAAGAATATAAAGAAGGCATTTTTTTATCAGAATTGGTGATAAAGTAT comes from the candidate division WOR-3 bacterium genome and includes:
- a CDS encoding T9SS type A sorting domain-containing protein, whose product is MKKFFIFLFLFSLYGVIAKEIDKPTGDWCYTIPALLEFQKGKKLQRPNLSGPVEYIERERFRVHYTRSGVDAVSQVYAESVASYISYSWAKQIDTLNWPPPPPDYGLGGDDRFDVYIHAMPQGIGGYCAPEYNYPNPYPNGATSYIAIGNDLSIGGFLKIVCAHEFNHALQFRFSSREDNFWYENTSTWMEDVCFEEVNSYLSYLSTSPGPLATPYYPINTFIQGGLFQYAGGIWAMFLEDKYERDCLRKIWERQGQIAGNNTLEAFDYVLRNFYNSSLNDALKEYGIWRYFTGSRADTIRFFKEGNLWPSVSIMRTHNSYPVSGNSVSYEPVVPGGCDYIQFVNGGGKLFISFDGDDGFNWKAIVIGYQREEPQIYEINLNNQAQGQDSFDWRLENNFTLIPIVAHWEYGIGYQLNFNYQANIRILHDVGVERISGFPSISDSNSIIYPNALIKNYGQFQENFQVKLTCGDFYTDIKTITLNPNDTQTIYFNPCTLKGRNYQYYKCTTLLANDERPTNNFKEGRIFIRVRDVGVVRIIEPNGYIGQGSYIQPKARIKNFGNLREEFDVIFTINNWQTQKRVAISANNEIDIIFDSLWYASDTGQYVAKCSTRLDNDINPSNDKREEIFYVTLPAVEEKDYFVISRKKSDLFINNLIKENKNIEIYDINGRNVDNKRIKKGIYYLLIKEKNIFRKLIII